One genomic segment of Sebastes fasciatus isolate fSebFas1 chromosome 17, fSebFas1.pri, whole genome shotgun sequence includes these proteins:
- the LOC141754510 gene encoding uncharacterized protein LOC141754510 isoform X8 has protein sequence MGCIGSRTIAVDAVPVQKDGDQLSMEDTTSILPRLKRKPPQAYGIGALAKSSLTGVTRTMKDKVTKPTLMAQGRVAHMIEWQSWGKPTAGPMGVAGHTNLQREKERRKENDAYSDLSDGEKEARFAAGIMQQFAISEATLFGFNSMDGESMGAGSNQGSVAHLSEVNQESITSRDQVLHHSSADVWPHTYVSQGLYCLSSTDAWDPITSQPSGVASPAAGSYIMAAGGGSGAAGTPGEGFEGTVGGYLQQHHAHIALQQQSQIQQFQQLQQLHQYQQHQLLQYQQQQQSMEHRLHSASHSLQATPNSTIHSLGPPTHPRLADLWGAAQVEAHHVEIAGQMNGQMADMVGGVVETVGEEPEPESEGISEQHEEEEEGLTNVEGVTLTLEPAPCSLTPSPQREEDPSTRGSSPGLPAQVTQSVAGRKPFEVTPCIVQSVEE, from the exons TTGTCCATGGAGGACACTACTTCCATTCTGCCTCGCCTCAAGAGGAAGCCCCCCCAGGCCTATGGGATCGGTGCCCTGGCTAAGTCCTCTCTGACAG GTGTGACTCGCACCATGAAGGACAAAGTGACCAAGCCCACTCTCATGGCCCAGGGTCGCGTTGCCCACATGATCGAGTGGCAGAGCTGGGGCAAACCAACTGCAGGGCCGATGGGGGTCGCGGGACATACCAACCTGCAGagggaaaaggagaggaggaaggagaacgACGCTTACAGCGACCTTAGTGATGGCGAGAAGGAGGCTCGCTTTGCTGCAG GCATCATGCAGCAGTTTGCGATCTCTGAGGCGACTCTGTTTGGCTTCAACTCGATGGACGGGGAGAGTATGGGAGCCGGCTCCAACCAGGGCAGCGTCGCTCACCTCAGTGAGGTCAACCAGGAGAGCATCACCAGCAGAG ACCAGGTGCTCCACCACTCCTCGGCGGACGTCTGGCCTCACACCTACGTCTCACAGGGCCTGTACTGCCTGTCGTCCACTGACGCCTGGGACCCAATCACCAGCCAGCCCTCGGGCGTGGCCTCGCCTGCTGCAGGCTCATACATCATGGCTGCCG GTGGTGGCAGTGGAGCGGCGGGTACACCTGGTGAGGGGTTCGAGGGAACGGTAGGCGGTTACCTTCAGCAGCACCATGCTCATATCgccctgcagcagcagagccaaATCCAACAGTTCCAACAGCTCCAACAGCTTCACCAGTACCAGCAGCATCAGCTTCTGCAgtaccaacaacaacaacag TCTATGGAGCACAGGCTACATAGTGCCTCCCATTCCCTCCAAGCCACTCCCAACAGCACCATCCACAGTCTCGGCCCTCCCACCCACCCTCGGCTAGCTGACCTGTGGGGAGCTGCGCAGGTCGAGGCACACCAC GTGGAGATTGCCGGGCAGATGAATGGACAGATGGCTGACATGGTCGGAGGTGTGGTGGAGACAGTCGGAGAGGAGCCAGAGCCCGAGTCTGAAGGCATCTCTGAGCAgcatgaagaggaagaggaggggctGACAAAT GTAGAAGGGGTAACATTAACCTTGGAGCCGGCGCCGTGCTCTTTGACCCCGTCcccacagagggaggaggacccCTCAACTAGAGGCTCAAGCCCAGGACTGCCAGCACAGGTCACCCAATCTGTCGCGGGGAGGAAACCGTTTGAGGTCACGCCCTGTATCGTCCAATCAGTAGAGGAGTAG
- the LOC141754510 gene encoding uncharacterized protein LOC141754510 isoform X5 has protein sequence MGCIGSRTIAVDAVPVQKDGDQHGCNEFSWEGINLSMEDTTSILPRLKRKPPQAYGIGALAKSSLTGVTRTMKDKVTKPTLMAQGRVAHMIEWQSWGKPTAGPMGVAGHTNLQREKERRKENDAYSDLSDGEKEARFAAGIMQQFAISEATLFGFNSMDGESMGAGSNQGSVAHLSEVNQESITSRDQVLHHSSADVWPHTYVSQGLYCLSSTDAWDPITSQPSGVASPAAGSYIMAAGGGSGAAGTPGEGFEGTVGGYLQQHHAHIALQQQSQIQQFQQLQQLHQYQQHQLLQYQQQQQSMEHRLHSASHSLQATPNSTIHSLGPPTHPRLADLWGAAQVEAHHVEIAGQMNGQMADMVGGVVETVGEEPEPESEGISEQHEEEEEGLTNVEGVTLTLEPAPCSLTPSPQREEDPSTRGSSPGLPAQVTQSVAGRKPFEVTPCIVQSVEE, from the exons CATGGCTGTAACGAGTTTTCCTGGGAAGGAATCAAT TTGTCCATGGAGGACACTACTTCCATTCTGCCTCGCCTCAAGAGGAAGCCCCCCCAGGCCTATGGGATCGGTGCCCTGGCTAAGTCCTCTCTGACAG GTGTGACTCGCACCATGAAGGACAAAGTGACCAAGCCCACTCTCATGGCCCAGGGTCGCGTTGCCCACATGATCGAGTGGCAGAGCTGGGGCAAACCAACTGCAGGGCCGATGGGGGTCGCGGGACATACCAACCTGCAGagggaaaaggagaggaggaaggagaacgACGCTTACAGCGACCTTAGTGATGGCGAGAAGGAGGCTCGCTTTGCTGCAG GCATCATGCAGCAGTTTGCGATCTCTGAGGCGACTCTGTTTGGCTTCAACTCGATGGACGGGGAGAGTATGGGAGCCGGCTCCAACCAGGGCAGCGTCGCTCACCTCAGTGAGGTCAACCAGGAGAGCATCACCAGCAGAG ACCAGGTGCTCCACCACTCCTCGGCGGACGTCTGGCCTCACACCTACGTCTCACAGGGCCTGTACTGCCTGTCGTCCACTGACGCCTGGGACCCAATCACCAGCCAGCCCTCGGGCGTGGCCTCGCCTGCTGCAGGCTCATACATCATGGCTGCCG GTGGTGGCAGTGGAGCGGCGGGTACACCTGGTGAGGGGTTCGAGGGAACGGTAGGCGGTTACCTTCAGCAGCACCATGCTCATATCgccctgcagcagcagagccaaATCCAACAGTTCCAACAGCTCCAACAGCTTCACCAGTACCAGCAGCATCAGCTTCTGCAgtaccaacaacaacaacag TCTATGGAGCACAGGCTACATAGTGCCTCCCATTCCCTCCAAGCCACTCCCAACAGCACCATCCACAGTCTCGGCCCTCCCACCCACCCTCGGCTAGCTGACCTGTGGGGAGCTGCGCAGGTCGAGGCACACCAC GTGGAGATTGCCGGGCAGATGAATGGACAGATGGCTGACATGGTCGGAGGTGTGGTGGAGACAGTCGGAGAGGAGCCAGAGCCCGAGTCTGAAGGCATCTCTGAGCAgcatgaagaggaagaggaggggctGACAAAT GTAGAAGGGGTAACATTAACCTTGGAGCCGGCGCCGTGCTCTTTGACCCCGTCcccacagagggaggaggacccCTCAACTAGAGGCTCAAGCCCAGGACTGCCAGCACAGGTCACCCAATCTGTCGCGGGGAGGAAACCGTTTGAGGTCACGCCCTGTATCGTCCAATCAGTAGAGGAGTAG
- the LOC141754510 gene encoding uncharacterized protein LOC141754510 isoform X4: MGCIGSRTIVDAVPVQKDGDQHGCNEFSWEGINLSMEDTTSILPRLKRKPPQAYGIGALAKSSLTGVSGVTRTMKDKVTKPTLMAQGRVAHMIEWQSWGKPTAGPMGVAGHTNLQREKERRKENDAYSDLSDGEKEARFAAGIMQQFAISEATLFGFNSMDGESMGAGSNQGSVAHLSEVNQESITSRDQVLHHSSADVWPHTYVSQGLYCLSSTDAWDPITSQPSGVASPAAGSYIMAAGGGSGAAGTPGEGFEGTVGGYLQQHHAHIALQQQSQIQQFQQLQQLHQYQQHQLLQYQQQQQSMEHRLHSASHSLQATPNSTIHSLGPPTHPRLADLWGAAQVEAHHVEIAGQMNGQMADMVGGVVETVGEEPEPESEGISEQHEEEEEGLTNVEGVTLTLEPAPCSLTPSPQREEDPSTRGSSPGLPAQVTQSVAGRKPFEVTPCIVQSVEE; this comes from the exons CATGGCTGTAACGAGTTTTCCTGGGAAGGAATCAAT TTGTCCATGGAGGACACTACTTCCATTCTGCCTCGCCTCAAGAGGAAGCCCCCCCAGGCCTATGGGATCGGTGCCCTGGCTAAGTCCTCTCTGACAGGTGTgtcag GTGTGACTCGCACCATGAAGGACAAAGTGACCAAGCCCACTCTCATGGCCCAGGGTCGCGTTGCCCACATGATCGAGTGGCAGAGCTGGGGCAAACCAACTGCAGGGCCGATGGGGGTCGCGGGACATACCAACCTGCAGagggaaaaggagaggaggaaggagaacgACGCTTACAGCGACCTTAGTGATGGCGAGAAGGAGGCTCGCTTTGCTGCAG GCATCATGCAGCAGTTTGCGATCTCTGAGGCGACTCTGTTTGGCTTCAACTCGATGGACGGGGAGAGTATGGGAGCCGGCTCCAACCAGGGCAGCGTCGCTCACCTCAGTGAGGTCAACCAGGAGAGCATCACCAGCAGAG ACCAGGTGCTCCACCACTCCTCGGCGGACGTCTGGCCTCACACCTACGTCTCACAGGGCCTGTACTGCCTGTCGTCCACTGACGCCTGGGACCCAATCACCAGCCAGCCCTCGGGCGTGGCCTCGCCTGCTGCAGGCTCATACATCATGGCTGCCG GTGGTGGCAGTGGAGCGGCGGGTACACCTGGTGAGGGGTTCGAGGGAACGGTAGGCGGTTACCTTCAGCAGCACCATGCTCATATCgccctgcagcagcagagccaaATCCAACAGTTCCAACAGCTCCAACAGCTTCACCAGTACCAGCAGCATCAGCTTCTGCAgtaccaacaacaacaacag TCTATGGAGCACAGGCTACATAGTGCCTCCCATTCCCTCCAAGCCACTCCCAACAGCACCATCCACAGTCTCGGCCCTCCCACCCACCCTCGGCTAGCTGACCTGTGGGGAGCTGCGCAGGTCGAGGCACACCAC GTGGAGATTGCCGGGCAGATGAATGGACAGATGGCTGACATGGTCGGAGGTGTGGTGGAGACAGTCGGAGAGGAGCCAGAGCCCGAGTCTGAAGGCATCTCTGAGCAgcatgaagaggaagaggaggggctGACAAAT GTAGAAGGGGTAACATTAACCTTGGAGCCGGCGCCGTGCTCTTTGACCCCGTCcccacagagggaggaggacccCTCAACTAGAGGCTCAAGCCCAGGACTGCCAGCACAGGTCACCCAATCTGTCGCGGGGAGGAAACCGTTTGAGGTCACGCCCTGTATCGTCCAATCAGTAGAGGAGTAG
- the LOC141754510 gene encoding uncharacterized protein LOC141754510 isoform X7 produces the protein MGCIGSRTIVDAVPVQKDGDQLSMEDTTSILPRLKRKPPQAYGIGALAKSSLTGVSGVTRTMKDKVTKPTLMAQGRVAHMIEWQSWGKPTAGPMGVAGHTNLQREKERRKENDAYSDLSDGEKEARFAAGIMQQFAISEATLFGFNSMDGESMGAGSNQGSVAHLSEVNQESITSRDQVLHHSSADVWPHTYVSQGLYCLSSTDAWDPITSQPSGVASPAAGSYIMAAGGGSGAAGTPGEGFEGTVGGYLQQHHAHIALQQQSQIQQFQQLQQLHQYQQHQLLQYQQQQQSMEHRLHSASHSLQATPNSTIHSLGPPTHPRLADLWGAAQVEAHHVEIAGQMNGQMADMVGGVVETVGEEPEPESEGISEQHEEEEEGLTNVEGVTLTLEPAPCSLTPSPQREEDPSTRGSSPGLPAQVTQSVAGRKPFEVTPCIVQSVEE, from the exons TTGTCCATGGAGGACACTACTTCCATTCTGCCTCGCCTCAAGAGGAAGCCCCCCCAGGCCTATGGGATCGGTGCCCTGGCTAAGTCCTCTCTGACAGGTGTgtcag GTGTGACTCGCACCATGAAGGACAAAGTGACCAAGCCCACTCTCATGGCCCAGGGTCGCGTTGCCCACATGATCGAGTGGCAGAGCTGGGGCAAACCAACTGCAGGGCCGATGGGGGTCGCGGGACATACCAACCTGCAGagggaaaaggagaggaggaaggagaacgACGCTTACAGCGACCTTAGTGATGGCGAGAAGGAGGCTCGCTTTGCTGCAG GCATCATGCAGCAGTTTGCGATCTCTGAGGCGACTCTGTTTGGCTTCAACTCGATGGACGGGGAGAGTATGGGAGCCGGCTCCAACCAGGGCAGCGTCGCTCACCTCAGTGAGGTCAACCAGGAGAGCATCACCAGCAGAG ACCAGGTGCTCCACCACTCCTCGGCGGACGTCTGGCCTCACACCTACGTCTCACAGGGCCTGTACTGCCTGTCGTCCACTGACGCCTGGGACCCAATCACCAGCCAGCCCTCGGGCGTGGCCTCGCCTGCTGCAGGCTCATACATCATGGCTGCCG GTGGTGGCAGTGGAGCGGCGGGTACACCTGGTGAGGGGTTCGAGGGAACGGTAGGCGGTTACCTTCAGCAGCACCATGCTCATATCgccctgcagcagcagagccaaATCCAACAGTTCCAACAGCTCCAACAGCTTCACCAGTACCAGCAGCATCAGCTTCTGCAgtaccaacaacaacaacag TCTATGGAGCACAGGCTACATAGTGCCTCCCATTCCCTCCAAGCCACTCCCAACAGCACCATCCACAGTCTCGGCCCTCCCACCCACCCTCGGCTAGCTGACCTGTGGGGAGCTGCGCAGGTCGAGGCACACCAC GTGGAGATTGCCGGGCAGATGAATGGACAGATGGCTGACATGGTCGGAGGTGTGGTGGAGACAGTCGGAGAGGAGCCAGAGCCCGAGTCTGAAGGCATCTCTGAGCAgcatgaagaggaagaggaggggctGACAAAT GTAGAAGGGGTAACATTAACCTTGGAGCCGGCGCCGTGCTCTTTGACCCCGTCcccacagagggaggaggacccCTCAACTAGAGGCTCAAGCCCAGGACTGCCAGCACAGGTCACCCAATCTGTCGCGGGGAGGAAACCGTTTGAGGTCACGCCCTGTATCGTCCAATCAGTAGAGGAGTAG
- the LOC141754510 gene encoding uncharacterized protein LOC141754510 isoform X3 translates to MGCIGSRTIAVDAVPVQKDGDQHGCNEFSWEGINLSMEDTTSILPRLKRKPPQAYGIGALAKSSLTGVSGVTRTMKDKVTKPTLMAQGRVAHMIEWQSWGKPTAGPMGVAGHTNLQREKERRKENDAYSDLSDGEKEARFAAGIMQQFAISEATLFGFNSMDGESMGAGSNQGSVAHLSEVNQESITSRDQVLHHSSADVWPHTYVSQGLYCLSSTDAWDPITSQPSGVASPAAGSYIMAAGGGSGAAGTPGEGFEGTVGGYLQQHHAHIALQQQSQIQQFQQLQQLHQYQQHQLLQYQQQQQSMEHRLHSASHSLQATPNSTIHSLGPPTHPRLADLWGAAQVEAHHVEIAGQMNGQMADMVGGVVETVGEEPEPESEGISEQHEEEEEGLTNVEGVTLTLEPAPCSLTPSPQREEDPSTRGSSPGLPAQVTQSVAGRKPFEVTPCIVQSVEE, encoded by the exons CATGGCTGTAACGAGTTTTCCTGGGAAGGAATCAAT TTGTCCATGGAGGACACTACTTCCATTCTGCCTCGCCTCAAGAGGAAGCCCCCCCAGGCCTATGGGATCGGTGCCCTGGCTAAGTCCTCTCTGACAGGTGTgtcag GTGTGACTCGCACCATGAAGGACAAAGTGACCAAGCCCACTCTCATGGCCCAGGGTCGCGTTGCCCACATGATCGAGTGGCAGAGCTGGGGCAAACCAACTGCAGGGCCGATGGGGGTCGCGGGACATACCAACCTGCAGagggaaaaggagaggaggaaggagaacgACGCTTACAGCGACCTTAGTGATGGCGAGAAGGAGGCTCGCTTTGCTGCAG GCATCATGCAGCAGTTTGCGATCTCTGAGGCGACTCTGTTTGGCTTCAACTCGATGGACGGGGAGAGTATGGGAGCCGGCTCCAACCAGGGCAGCGTCGCTCACCTCAGTGAGGTCAACCAGGAGAGCATCACCAGCAGAG ACCAGGTGCTCCACCACTCCTCGGCGGACGTCTGGCCTCACACCTACGTCTCACAGGGCCTGTACTGCCTGTCGTCCACTGACGCCTGGGACCCAATCACCAGCCAGCCCTCGGGCGTGGCCTCGCCTGCTGCAGGCTCATACATCATGGCTGCCG GTGGTGGCAGTGGAGCGGCGGGTACACCTGGTGAGGGGTTCGAGGGAACGGTAGGCGGTTACCTTCAGCAGCACCATGCTCATATCgccctgcagcagcagagccaaATCCAACAGTTCCAACAGCTCCAACAGCTTCACCAGTACCAGCAGCATCAGCTTCTGCAgtaccaacaacaacaacag TCTATGGAGCACAGGCTACATAGTGCCTCCCATTCCCTCCAAGCCACTCCCAACAGCACCATCCACAGTCTCGGCCCTCCCACCCACCCTCGGCTAGCTGACCTGTGGGGAGCTGCGCAGGTCGAGGCACACCAC GTGGAGATTGCCGGGCAGATGAATGGACAGATGGCTGACATGGTCGGAGGTGTGGTGGAGACAGTCGGAGAGGAGCCAGAGCCCGAGTCTGAAGGCATCTCTGAGCAgcatgaagaggaagaggaggggctGACAAAT GTAGAAGGGGTAACATTAACCTTGGAGCCGGCGCCGTGCTCTTTGACCCCGTCcccacagagggaggaggacccCTCAACTAGAGGCTCAAGCCCAGGACTGCCAGCACAGGTCACCCAATCTGTCGCGGGGAGGAAACCGTTTGAGGTCACGCCCTGTATCGTCCAATCAGTAGAGGAGTAG
- the LOC141754510 gene encoding uncharacterized protein LOC141754510 isoform X6, translated as MGCIGSRTIAVDAVPVQKDGDQLSMEDTTSILPRLKRKPPQAYGIGALAKSSLTGVSGVTRTMKDKVTKPTLMAQGRVAHMIEWQSWGKPTAGPMGVAGHTNLQREKERRKENDAYSDLSDGEKEARFAAGIMQQFAISEATLFGFNSMDGESMGAGSNQGSVAHLSEVNQESITSRDQVLHHSSADVWPHTYVSQGLYCLSSTDAWDPITSQPSGVASPAAGSYIMAAGGGSGAAGTPGEGFEGTVGGYLQQHHAHIALQQQSQIQQFQQLQQLHQYQQHQLLQYQQQQQSMEHRLHSASHSLQATPNSTIHSLGPPTHPRLADLWGAAQVEAHHVEIAGQMNGQMADMVGGVVETVGEEPEPESEGISEQHEEEEEGLTNVEGVTLTLEPAPCSLTPSPQREEDPSTRGSSPGLPAQVTQSVAGRKPFEVTPCIVQSVEE; from the exons TTGTCCATGGAGGACACTACTTCCATTCTGCCTCGCCTCAAGAGGAAGCCCCCCCAGGCCTATGGGATCGGTGCCCTGGCTAAGTCCTCTCTGACAGGTGTgtcag GTGTGACTCGCACCATGAAGGACAAAGTGACCAAGCCCACTCTCATGGCCCAGGGTCGCGTTGCCCACATGATCGAGTGGCAGAGCTGGGGCAAACCAACTGCAGGGCCGATGGGGGTCGCGGGACATACCAACCTGCAGagggaaaaggagaggaggaaggagaacgACGCTTACAGCGACCTTAGTGATGGCGAGAAGGAGGCTCGCTTTGCTGCAG GCATCATGCAGCAGTTTGCGATCTCTGAGGCGACTCTGTTTGGCTTCAACTCGATGGACGGGGAGAGTATGGGAGCCGGCTCCAACCAGGGCAGCGTCGCTCACCTCAGTGAGGTCAACCAGGAGAGCATCACCAGCAGAG ACCAGGTGCTCCACCACTCCTCGGCGGACGTCTGGCCTCACACCTACGTCTCACAGGGCCTGTACTGCCTGTCGTCCACTGACGCCTGGGACCCAATCACCAGCCAGCCCTCGGGCGTGGCCTCGCCTGCTGCAGGCTCATACATCATGGCTGCCG GTGGTGGCAGTGGAGCGGCGGGTACACCTGGTGAGGGGTTCGAGGGAACGGTAGGCGGTTACCTTCAGCAGCACCATGCTCATATCgccctgcagcagcagagccaaATCCAACAGTTCCAACAGCTCCAACAGCTTCACCAGTACCAGCAGCATCAGCTTCTGCAgtaccaacaacaacaacag TCTATGGAGCACAGGCTACATAGTGCCTCCCATTCCCTCCAAGCCACTCCCAACAGCACCATCCACAGTCTCGGCCCTCCCACCCACCCTCGGCTAGCTGACCTGTGGGGAGCTGCGCAGGTCGAGGCACACCAC GTGGAGATTGCCGGGCAGATGAATGGACAGATGGCTGACATGGTCGGAGGTGTGGTGGAGACAGTCGGAGAGGAGCCAGAGCCCGAGTCTGAAGGCATCTCTGAGCAgcatgaagaggaagaggaggggctGACAAAT GTAGAAGGGGTAACATTAACCTTGGAGCCGGCGCCGTGCTCTTTGACCCCGTCcccacagagggaggaggacccCTCAACTAGAGGCTCAAGCCCAGGACTGCCAGCACAGGTCACCCAATCTGTCGCGGGGAGGAAACCGTTTGAGGTCACGCCCTGTATCGTCCAATCAGTAGAGGAGTAG